The segment GCTCACCTATTTCAACCTTAATTTCACGAAGTCCAATCTGAATCTGTTCTTCAACTCGTGCCTGTATCTCGTCAGCCGCCGTAGCTGCAATTGCAATCACAGCGGGAGAATCAGCTTTAAGCTCTTCGCTTAACTTCTGCCCGACAACAGACTCAATCTCTCCCCCTGACAATCGTTCTTCAAGCCCCTGAACGGTAGCCAACAAAGAAGAAACAGTACTTTCAAGAGCATCAATCTGAGCAACTTTTTCTTCCAGATCTATGATTCTTTCAGAAGCTTCAGAAAGCGAATTCTCAAGGTCTTCCGCACGTTTTTCCGCCAGACCTACTTTTTCCTCAAGATTAGCACCCCTGCATCCAACAGCAGTTGCTTCAATAAGACCCTTCATTTTTGCTAACTCTGAATCAAGAAACTCAACTTTATCAGTCAAGTCATCAACAGCTTCAGAACTGACAACAGCAGAAACGGGTTCATCAATTTGCATAGACTCTTCTTCATCAAGATCGGAAAAATCTATATCAACATCTTCAAGCAATTCTCCGAGATCGATATCGTCGTCATCCAGCATAATATCGTCACCACTATCTGAATCAAGAATTTCTGCATCATCAAATGATGTATCAAGCTCTTCATCTTCAGCAGTAAGGGATAGGTCTAAATCTGTGGTACTTTCAAGAATTGAATCGAGGTCAACATCTTCAAAATCTTCTTCGGCATCTAATACGGTTTCAGCAACCTCAACAGTCTCGATAACTTCAACCGGTTCAGCAACATCAATAATTTCTGCTGTTTCAATCTCAACAGCTTCAACTTCAACCGCTTCAACTTCTACTTTTTCAGCAGGTTCTACTGTTTCGACCGGTTCGTCTACGACATCAAAATCTGCGTCAAGAACATCATCGAGAGGTTCAAGTCCTTCTTCCGAAATCTCTATAATATCTTCCTCGTCCGAAAGCAGTCCTTCAATATCTTCATCTGCAAGGACATCCTCTCCCAGACCGGAAAGATCCACTCCGTCAGAGACCTCACCAAGCAAATCATCAAGTTCACCACTCTCGCCATTATCACCGGACTCTTCCAACAGTTGATCAAGGTCCGCGACATCTGTGTCGCTGTCAAACAGGTTATCAATATCCTCTTCATCATCTGCGGCAACGGTAATTTCTCCGCCCAGCTCGTCGATAACATTATCCAAGCCTTCGGGATCAATCTCACCTTCAACGGAATCATCCGCCTCAGCCATAAGCGATTCTTCACCGAGATCAAAATTTTCTAAAAGATCATCTGTATCAGAATCCGGAGATTCTAATTCATCAACTTCCTCGACAATGTCATCGAGTTCCAGAATATCATCAAGTTCCAGAATATTTTCTTCCTCTTCTTCCACAACGTCATCAAGGATCATCAGATCTTCATCACTGACTTCTTCGACAATATCATCGAGCACAAGAAGATCTTCATCCTCTGAATCGTCTTCATGATTAACGACAGCGGGCTCTTCAAGCTCCAGATCTTCGGAAAAAAGGTCTTCAAGTTCCTGCTCAAAACTGGCATCTACATCATGACCTCCAGAAGCATCGTCTTCAACGATTTCTTCCGCGATATCATTAAGGTCAAGAACCTCATCCTTTGCCTGCTTATCCGGTGAATCCGGGGTCATAGCTTACCCTCTGTGAAAATTTGAAAAGGGGGCCCGAAAGCCCCCTTTCATTACAAAATCAAGAAGACTTACTTCTTAGGATGACAAGCGCTACACTTAGTAGGTCCAGTCTTAGCTTTAGCTTTCTTCAAAGCTTTATGACAACCTACACAGCTCTGTGCAGACTTAGCATGGAAAGCAGAGTAGAAGGACTCAGGCTTTTTCTTGCCTTTCTTACTTGTGTCAACATGACAACCTTCAGTAGAACATTTCTTTACTGCAGCAGCGCCGTCCCATGTGTGATGGCATTTTTTACAGTCAAGAGCAGCATGCCCTTTGTGAGAAAAATTAACAGGCTGTTTGGTCATCTTAGCACCAGCAGGTGCTTTCAAAACCATGTCGCCGGGAGCGTCTACAGCGTACAAAGTTGGAAGTGCGAAAGCACATACCAATGCAGCTGTAACCATACAAATCAATAAGGTCTTTTTCATCCTAAGTTTCCTCCATTAAAATAACGTTAACCTAATTACAGTCTTCATGAGGATTTAATTTAGAAAAAAAACCATGTCAAGCACACTCAACAAAAACAATCTATTAACCGCTACTAAATTAAACACTTTTCCAGATTTATCATATGTCATACTTTCCAGCATAACCACGCGGGGTTAACATTTTCCCCGAGACAGCTCTGGTAGAAGAATTACCAATAATCAGGACAGTTTGCATATCAACATCTTGCTCATTTACCGTATCAAGAGTCACTAACTGAACCCTTTGACCTTCCCTGTAAGCCTTGTTCACAATTCCCACAGGAGTTGTTCCAGACCGAAATGTCTTTATAATTCTTATAGCATCATTCAAATGCCCGGCCCTTTTCTTAGAGCGGGGATTATAAATTGCGATAACAAAGTCAGCATCAGCGGCGCATTTAAGTCTTTTTTCAATCTTATCCCAAGGGGTAAGCAGATCACTTAAACTGACCGAAGCAAAATCGTGCATCAACGGAGCTCCGAGTAAGGCCGCCGCCGCAACAAAAGCAGGTATCCCCGGAACGACCTCAAAACAAATATCTCTGAAAAGATCGCGAACTTCAAGTAGCTCCATAACAAGGCCGGCCATGGCATAGATACCGGGATCCCCGCTACAGACCATCACAACCTTTTTGCCGGATAAAGCTTCATCCACAGCCCTGCGGCAGCGTTCAACTTCTGCCATCATACCGGTGGATAAAACCTCTTTGCCCTCAAGCAAATTCGGAGCAATCAACTTTATATAGCCAGTGTACCCTACCACAACGTCAGCCTGATGGATAGCTTCCAGTGCCTGCGGAGCCATTAAACATTCATCACCCGGCCCGAGACCCACAATTTTCAAATATCCTTTACCCGAAAATCCTTCGCCAGAGCCATTGTCACCCGAGCACTTTTGTTCTTCGGAATTATCAAGTCCTGCCCCCCGGCCTGTTTCATTGCTGCCGCTTCGCATACGCTGCCAACTCCCATATGTTTCATGACCAGTCCCGAAGGAGTGGTTCCTTCAATTTTATCTAATTCATCCGCACTGAAAAAATTAATCTCAAGTCCCATGCGCTCCGCAAATTCGAGCATTCCCTCTTCATCATTTTTAGCATCAATAGTACCCATAGAAGCAATAGATTGCCCGGCAACTCCATGATCAGCCAAAACTGCCACAATAAGCCCACGGATTTCCACAGCCGGAACACCTCTGCGGCATCCAACCCCGAGCCGTAAACATTGCGGATAAATTTTCAAAACACTTTCCGGCAAATCGTGAACCCGCCAGTCAACACAAACCCCGCAACGCAGCTCAATTAAATCAACAGCGTCCTCAACTCTATAAAAATAATCACTCAAACCCTCTATGTCCAGAAAAGACTCAGGATCGTAGACTCCGACCTTCTCGCCATCCAGCAGGGCGGCATTAACATGCTTAATTAAACCGATATCACCGATCTCCAGTTCATTATCATAAGCAATCATATCTATTGAAGGAACTCCGGAACAATCGGTGGCAGTAGTAATCACAGCGGTAGCTCCGATCATTTCCGCAATCATACGCGTAAGTTCATTAGCCCCGCCCAAATGTCCCGATACAAGCGAAATAGCAAACTGCCCTTTCTGATCAAGCACCACCACCGCTGGATCAATATCTTTAGATTTCAAATGCGGTGCAATGGCACGAACAACAATGCCGGATGCGGCAATAAAAATATGTGAATCATAAAGAGAAAAAGTTTCCGCAATGAGCGGGAGAAATTGAGTAAAAGAAATATCCCGGTCCTCTGCATAGCGCTCAAGGACATAGGAAACCGCTCCTGTATCAAGCGCAATGGAGCGCGCAAGATCCGCACCTTTGGCGGTGAGGGCGTATATGGCTGTTTTCTGGCTATTCATAAGACTTCTCATAATAATGTAAAAAAAACGGGAAGAGTCTCCCCTTCCCGTTTTAATGCAATCTTTTTTATAACGTCAACGTCTTACAAACTAACCTTTAAAGCTTTTAACAGCTTCTAAAGTAGCTTCGTAATCTGCTTCGCTGTGAGCGAAAGAAGTGAATGTACATTCAAAACTTGATGGTGCGAGGTTGAACCCATTTGCGCGCATGTGGCGGTAAAATGCGGAATAAACATCTGCGTTACCGTTTTTTGCGGACTCAAAATCTGTTACCGGCTTGTCTGTGAAGAACAGGGTAAAGATTGAAGCAATGTGATTCAAATGAATGCTGAAACCATTAGCTTCAAGCGCGGCTTTAAGGTCCTGAGCAAGCTTAAGAGTACGAGCTTCAAGAGCATCATAATCCTGCTTCTGCAATGTGCGGAGAGTTGCGATTCCGGCTGCCATAGCAACAGGATTACCGGAAAGGGTTCCAGCCTGATAAACATCACCGCAAGGGGAAATGCGGCTCATGTACTTACGCTTGCCTCCGTATGCTCCTACAGGGAAACCGCCGCCGATGATCTTACCTAAGGTGGTGAGATCAGCTTCGATTCCGAAACGTTTCTGCACACCGCCGGAAGCGACTCTGAATCCGGTGATAACTTCATCGAAAATCAAAAGTGCGCCGTATTCGTCACAGATATCGCGAAGTCCCTGAAGAAATCCTTCAGCAGGCAAAACGAGACCCATGTTACCGGCTACAGGCTCAACGATAATGGCTGCAATGTTTTTGCCTTCTTTTTCAAAGACAGCTTTAACTGCTGCAAGATCGTTATAAGGAGCAAGCAAAGTATCTTTTACTGTGCCTTCGGGAACACCGGGAGTTCCGGGAATGCAGAAAGTTGCCAGACCGGAGCCGGCGCTGGCGAGAAAACAATCACTGTGACCATGGTAACAACCTTCGAACTTGAGTACTTTATCTCTGCCGGTCACACCGCGTGCGAGGCGAAGAGCACTCATGGTTGCTTCGGTGCCGGAGTTAACCATACGAACCATGTCGATAGAAGGGATCATTTTGATGATTTCTTCTGCGAGAGTAATTTCATCGGGACAGGGAGCGCCGAAACTTGCGCCCATGTCTACGGCCTTATGAGCGGCATCTTTAATTGCCTGATAACCGTGACCGAGTATCATCGGCCCCCAACTCATTACATAGTCGATGAGTTCCTGTCCGTCGACAGACCACATGCGGCTGCCGTCAGCTTTTTCTATAAAAAGAGGTTCACAGCCGACGCTTTTGCAAGCTCTTACAGGGCTGTTAACACCGCCGGGAAGAACTTCCTGCGCATGTTTAAAAAGATCAGAAGATGAAGCCATAAAAGACACTCCTTATCTGTTGAATAGTATTTATTAAATCCCCACGTTCTGAGGGATTTGAAAATTAGAAATATTTCATCGAAGTCTTTTTGAGTTCTTTAAGACTCCGCAAAATGC is part of the Maridesulfovibrio ferrireducens genome and harbors:
- a CDS encoding cobalt-precorrin 5A hydrolase, with protein sequence MNSQKTAIYALTAKGADLARSIALDTGAVSYVLERYAEDRDISFTQFLPLIAETFSLYDSHIFIAASGIVVRAIAPHLKSKDIDPAVVVLDQKGQFAISLVSGHLGGANELTRMIAEMIGATAVITTATDCSGVPSIDMIAYDNELEIGDIGLIKHVNAALLDGEKVGVYDPESFLDIEGLSDYFYRVEDAVDLIELRCGVCVDWRVHDLPESVLKIYPQCLRLGVGCRRGVPAVEIRGLIVAVLADHGVAGQSIASMGTIDAKNDEEGMLEFAERMGLEINFFSADELDKIEGTTPSGLVMKHMGVGSVCEAAAMKQAGGQDLIIPKNKSARVTMALAKDFRVKDI
- the hemL gene encoding glutamate-1-semialdehyde 2,1-aminomutase, whose protein sequence is MASSSDLFKHAQEVLPGGVNSPVRACKSVGCEPLFIEKADGSRMWSVDGQELIDYVMSWGPMILGHGYQAIKDAAHKAVDMGASFGAPCPDEITLAEEIIKMIPSIDMVRMVNSGTEATMSALRLARGVTGRDKVLKFEGCYHGHSDCFLASAGSGLATFCIPGTPGVPEGTVKDTLLAPYNDLAAVKAVFEKEGKNIAAIIVEPVAGNMGLVLPAEGFLQGLRDICDEYGALLIFDEVITGFRVASGGVQKRFGIEADLTTLGKIIGGGFPVGAYGGKRKYMSRISPCGDVYQAGTLSGNPVAMAAGIATLRTLQKQDYDALEARTLKLAQDLKAALEANGFSIHLNHIASIFTLFFTDKPVTDFESAKNGNADVYSAFYRHMRANGFNLAPSSFECTFTSFAHSEADYEATLEAVKSFKG
- the cobJ gene encoding precorrin-3B C(17)-methyltransferase, producing the protein MRSGSNETGRGAGLDNSEEQKCSGDNGSGEGFSGKGYLKIVGLGPGDECLMAPQALEAIHQADVVVGYTGYIKLIAPNLLEGKEVLSTGMMAEVERCRRAVDEALSGKKVVMVCSGDPGIYAMAGLVMELLEVRDLFRDICFEVVPGIPAFVAAAALLGAPLMHDFASVSLSDLLTPWDKIEKRLKCAADADFVIAIYNPRSKKRAGHLNDAIRIIKTFRSGTTPVGIVNKAYREGQRVQLVTLDTVNEQDVDMQTVLIIGNSSTRAVSGKMLTPRGYAGKYDI
- a CDS encoding cytochrome c3 family protein, producing the protein MKKTLLICMVTAALVCAFALPTLYAVDAPGDMVLKAPAGAKMTKQPVNFSHKGHAALDCKKCHHTWDGAAAVKKCSTEGCHVDTSKKGKKKPESFYSAFHAKSAQSCVGCHKALKKAKAKTGPTKCSACHPKK